A DNA window from Zonotrichia albicollis isolate bZonAlb1 chromosome 2, bZonAlb1.hap1, whole genome shotgun sequence contains the following coding sequences:
- the NIPA2 gene encoding magnesium transporter NIPA2, whose product MSQTRGKYDFCIGLVLAMSSSIFIGGSFILKKKGLLRLARKGSMRAGQGGHAYLKEWLWWAGLLSMGAGEVANFAAYAFAPATLVTPLGALSVLVSAILSSFFLNEKLNLHGKIGCLLSILGSTVMVIHAPQEEEVETLDEMSRKLGDPGFVVFATLVVIVSLILICVVGPRHGQTNILVYITICSVIGALSVSCVKGLGIAIKELFAGKPVLKHPLSWILLLSLTVCVSTQINYLNRALDIFNTSIVTPIYYVIFTTSVLTCSAILFKEWQHMAADDIIGTFSGFLTIIVGIFLLHAFKDVNFTLANLPLSLRKDDRAANGTLLSTYDSFNDDEESSACLGEMQSTESLSARRNGSLSAF is encoded by the exons ATGAGCCAAACTCGTGGGAAGTATGACTTCTGTATTGGTCTGGTGTTGGCTATGAGTTCCAGCATTTTCATTGGAGGAAGTTTCATCCTGAAAAAGAAAGGTCTGCTCCGGTTAGCCAGGAAAGGCTCCATGAGAGCAG GTCAAGGAGGTCATGCATACCTTAAGGAATGGCTGTGGTGGGCTGGACTTCTTTCAA tgggagctggagaAGTAGCGAACTTTGCTGCCTATGCTTTTGCACCAGCTACGTTAGTGACTCCTCTGGGAGCTCTCAGTGTTCTTGTAAG tgCCATTCTGTCATCcttctttttaaatgaaaaacttAATTTACACGGAAAAATAGGATGTTTGTTAAGTATACTGGGATCAACTGTGATGGTAATTCATGCTCCACAAGAGGAAGAAGTAGAAACTTTGGATGAAATGTCTCGCAAACTGGGTGATCCAG GTTTTGTGGTGTTCGCAACACTCGTTGTCATTGTGTCTTTAATTCTAATCTGTGTGGTGGGACCTCGCCATGGACAGACCAACATTCTCGTGTACATAACAATTTGCTCTGTAATTGGAGCCTTATCAGTCTCCTGTGTCAAAGGTCTGGGCATTGCTATAAAGGAACTTTTTGCAGGAAAACCAGTGCTGAAGCATCCATTGTCTTGGATTCTGCTGCTAAGCCTTACTGTCTGTGTGAGCACGCAGATCAACTATTTGAACAGGGCTCTGGATATATTCAACACTTCAATAGTGACTCCGATATATTATGTAATCTTCACCACATCTGTTTTAACTTGTTCTGCCATCCTCTTCAAGGAATGGCAGCACATGGCGGCTGATGACATTATTGGCACCTTCAGTGGCTTCCTGACTATTATTGTGGGGATCTTTTTATTGCATGCCTTCAAAGATGTTAACTTCACCCTAGCAAACCTGCCCCTCTCTCTGCGGAAGGATGACAGAGCAGCCAATGGCACTTTGCTGAGCACATATGACAGCTTTAATGATGATGAAGAAAGTTCTGCCTGCCTAGGTGAAATGCAATCCACTGAGAGTCTCTCAGCCAGAAGAAATGGAAGCCTGTCAGCTTTCTGA